A genomic stretch from Marinimicrobium sp. C6131 includes:
- the wrbA gene encoding NAD(P)H:quinone oxidoreductase, whose protein sequence is MTKVLVLYYSMYGHIETLAYAIAEGARQVDGVEVTLKRVPETMPEDVARNAGAKLDQDAPVARPEELDQYDAIIFGTPTRFGNMCGQMRNFLDQTGGLWAQGKLIGKVGSVFTSSASQHGGQETTITSFHTTLLHHGMIIVGVPYAVPALTNMDEVSGGTPYGASTLAGADGSRQPSENELTIARYQGEHVAKIAIKQSA, encoded by the coding sequence ATGACCAAGGTTCTTGTCCTTTACTACAGCATGTATGGCCACATTGAAACCCTGGCATACGCCATCGCGGAGGGAGCCCGGCAAGTGGACGGGGTGGAAGTCACCCTGAAGCGTGTGCCGGAAACCATGCCTGAGGATGTAGCACGCAATGCCGGCGCCAAGCTCGACCAGGACGCGCCAGTGGCCCGTCCGGAAGAGCTCGATCAGTACGATGCCATCATCTTTGGTACCCCCACACGCTTTGGCAACATGTGTGGTCAGATGCGCAACTTCCTGGATCAGACCGGTGGACTCTGGGCGCAAGGTAAACTGATCGGCAAAGTGGGCAGCGTGTTTACCTCCTCTGCCAGCCAGCACGGCGGTCAGGAAACCACCATCACCTCGTTCCACACCACCCTGTTGCACCACGGCATGATCATTGTGGGCGTACCCTATGCCGTACCCGCACTGACCAATATGGACGAAGTCAGCGGCGGTACACCCTACGGCGCCAGTACCCTGGCCGGTGCCGACGGCAGCCGCCAACCGTCCGAAAATGAGCTGACGATTGCCCGTTATCAGGGGGAGCATGTGGCGAAAATCGCCATCAAGCAGAGCGCGTAA